Proteins encoded within one genomic window of Nonomuraea gerenzanensis:
- a CDS encoding shikimate dehydrogenase: MRAAVMGSPIGHSLSPYLHRAAYQAMGLGGWSYEAFECDEARLPGLLAGLGPVRGQAGAGEDAWAGLSLTMPLKRAVLPLLDTVSELAVEVGGANTVVFRDGRRHGDNTDVYGIEQALAEAGVPAPRSATVLGGGATAASALAALRNLGLFSATLLVRDPARAGETVAVAERLGVALAVETFDKLDAYAGVDLMVSTLPGGAADAFAGRLARVPALFDVVYSPWPTDAAAAVTAAGGIVVGGFAMLLHQAVRQVQLMTGVSGVPVEAMRAAGEAEILRRSATRTG; encoded by the coding sequence ATGCGGGCTGCGGTGATGGGGTCGCCCATCGGCCATTCGCTCTCGCCCTACCTGCACAGGGCCGCCTATCAGGCGATGGGGCTCGGCGGGTGGAGCTACGAGGCGTTCGAGTGCGACGAGGCGCGGCTGCCGGGGCTGCTGGCCGGGCTGGGGCCGGTGCGCGGCCAGGCCGGGGCCGGCGAGGACGCCTGGGCGGGGCTCTCGCTCACGATGCCGCTCAAGCGCGCCGTGCTCCCCCTGCTCGACACGGTCTCCGAGCTGGCCGTCGAGGTGGGCGGGGCCAACACCGTGGTCTTCCGCGACGGGCGGCGGCACGGCGACAACACCGACGTCTACGGCATCGAGCAGGCGCTGGCCGAGGCGGGGGTGCCGGCGCCGCGCTCGGCCACCGTCCTGGGCGGCGGGGCCACGGCGGCCTCCGCGCTGGCCGCGCTGCGCAACCTCGGGCTGTTCTCCGCCACGCTGCTCGTCCGCGATCCCGCCCGGGCGGGGGAGACGGTGGCGGTGGCCGAGCGGCTGGGCGTGGCGCTGGCGGTGGAGACGTTCGACAAGCTCGACGCGTACGCGGGGGTGGACCTCATGGTCTCCACGCTGCCGGGCGGGGCCGCCGACGCCTTCGCCGGCCGGTTGGCGCGCGTGCCCGCGCTCTTCGACGTGGTCTACTCGCCCTGGCCCACCGACGCCGCGGCGGCCGTCACGGCCGCGGGCGGCATCGTGGTCGGCGGGTTCGCGATGCTGCTGCACCAGGCGGTGCGGCAGGTGCAGCTGATGACCGGGGTGTCCGGAGTGCCGGTGGAGGCCATGCGGGCGGCCGGTGAGGCCGAGATCCTGCGCCGGTCGGCCACCCGTACGGGATGA
- the mltG gene encoding endolytic transglycosylase MltG, producing the protein MNDLDLNTLLGAEDDEGSSRRRSRNSGKRGGRRRRRRRNRGGFIAPLLAFVVLAGIIGGGGYYGYLWLSDALVPDDYTGQGTGEVIIEIKPGQSASEVAQELEKQGVVASARAFTNAISNANMSASLQPGEYKLRKQMSAASAAALLVPGNKLLAKVRLPEGLRLSQAYNELAKQTGKPAKEFAAAAKDVDALDLPPYAKGKLEGYVFPATYEFQPKDTPKEMLATMVDRFKQAADQAELEAGAKALGRTPHEIVVIASIVQAEAGRQEDMAKISRVIYNRLKLPMKLQMDSTTMYALGKFGTAATNAETQTRHPYNTYYVDGLPPGAITNPGDHAIEAALNPAKGDWLYFVATDPKSNVTKFATTEAEFNKLLTEYRANGG; encoded by the coding sequence GAAGGCTCGTCCCGGCGCCGCTCCCGGAATTCCGGCAAGCGAGGCGGCCGCAGGCGGCGCCGCCGCCGCAACCGGGGCGGATTCATCGCGCCGCTGCTCGCCTTCGTCGTGCTGGCGGGCATCATCGGCGGCGGCGGTTACTACGGTTACCTCTGGCTCAGCGACGCTCTCGTGCCCGACGACTACACCGGTCAGGGGACCGGCGAGGTCATCATCGAGATCAAGCCCGGCCAGAGCGCGTCGGAGGTGGCACAGGAGCTGGAGAAGCAGGGCGTCGTCGCGAGCGCCAGAGCTTTCACCAACGCCATCTCCAACGCCAACATGAGCGCCTCGCTGCAGCCCGGCGAGTACAAGCTGCGCAAGCAGATGTCGGCCGCCAGCGCCGCCGCGCTGCTCGTCCCCGGTAACAAGCTGCTCGCCAAGGTCCGGCTCCCGGAGGGGCTGCGGCTCTCGCAGGCCTACAACGAGCTGGCCAAGCAGACCGGCAAGCCGGCCAAGGAGTTCGCCGCGGCGGCCAAGGACGTCGACGCCCTCGACCTGCCGCCGTACGCCAAGGGCAAGCTCGAAGGCTACGTCTTCCCCGCCACCTACGAGTTCCAGCCGAAGGACACGCCCAAGGAGATGCTGGCGACGATGGTCGACCGGTTCAAGCAGGCGGCCGACCAGGCGGAGCTCGAAGCCGGCGCCAAGGCGCTGGGCCGCACGCCGCACGAGATCGTCGTCATCGCAAGCATCGTGCAGGCCGAGGCGGGCCGGCAGGAGGACATGGCGAAGATCTCCAGGGTCATCTACAACCGGCTCAAGCTGCCGATGAAGCTGCAGATGGACAGCACGACGATGTACGCGCTCGGCAAGTTCGGCACCGCCGCCACCAACGCCGAGACGCAGACCAGGCACCCGTACAACACGTACTACGTCGACGGGCTGCCGCCGGGCGCCATCACCAACCCCGGCGACCACGCCATCGAGGCCGCGCTGAACCCGGCCAAGGGTGACTGGCTCTACTTCGTCGCCACCGACCCGAAGAGCAACGTCACCAAGTTCGCCACCACGGAGGCGGAGTTCAACAAGCTGCTGACCGAGTACCGCGCCAACGGCGGCTGA
- the infC gene encoding translation initiation factor IF-3 — MANLGGPISTEPRINERIRVPEVRLVGPNGEQVGIVSIHDALKLAQEADLDLVEVAATARPPVCKLMDYGKFKYESAMKAREARKNQAHTIIKEIKLRPKIDPHDYETKKGHVVRFLKAGDKVKVTIMFRGREQSRPELGFRLLQRLADDVQELGFVESHAKQDGRNMIMVIGPHKKKAEAKAEKAAAKAQRGGEEPSAPEA; from the coding sequence ATCGCAAACCTAGGAGGCCCCATCAGCACTGAGCCCCGCATCAACGAGCGTATCCGAGTTCCCGAGGTTCGCCTCGTGGGCCCGAACGGCGAGCAGGTAGGCATCGTCTCGATTCACGACGCGCTGAAGCTCGCCCAGGAGGCCGACCTCGACCTGGTCGAGGTCGCGGCCACGGCTCGACCGCCCGTGTGCAAGCTCATGGACTACGGCAAGTTCAAGTACGAGTCCGCGATGAAGGCGCGCGAGGCGCGCAAGAATCAGGCGCACACGATCATCAAGGAGATCAAGCTCCGGCCGAAGATCGACCCGCACGACTACGAGACCAAGAAGGGTCACGTGGTGCGGTTCCTCAAGGCGGGGGACAAGGTCAAAGTCACGATCATGTTCCGCGGACGTGAGCAGTCCCGGCCGGAGCTCGGCTTCCGGCTGCTGCAGCGGCTGGCGGACGACGTCCAGGAGCTCGGCTTCGTGGAGTCCCACGCCAAGCAGGACGGTCGTAACATGATCATGGTGATCGGTCCGCACAAGAAGAAGGCCGAGGCCAAGGCCGAAAAGGCCGCAGCCAAGGCGCAGCGTGGCGGCGAGGAGCCTTCCGCACCGGAAGCGTGA
- the rplT gene encoding 50S ribosomal protein L20: MARVKRALNAKKKRRVVLERASGYRGQRSRLYRKAKEQMLHSMTYAYRDRKDRKGAFRRLWIQRINAAARQNGMTYNRLIQGLRLANIEVDRKILADLAVNDSQTFATLVEAAKKALPANVNAPAAS, from the coding sequence ATGGCACGCGTGAAGCGGGCGCTCAACGCCAAGAAGAAGCGCAGGGTCGTTCTCGAGAGGGCGAGCGGTTACCGTGGCCAGCGGTCGCGTCTCTACCGCAAGGCCAAGGAGCAGATGCTCCACTCGATGACGTACGCCTACCGGGACCGCAAGGACCGTAAGGGCGCCTTCCGTCGTCTGTGGATCCAGCGCATCAACGCCGCCGCTCGTCAGAACGGCATGACCTACAACCGCCTGATCCAGGGTCTGCGCCTGGCCAACATCGAGGTCGACAGGAAGATCCTGGCCGACCTCGCGGTGAACGACAGCCAGACCTTCGCCACGCTCGTCGAGGCCGCCAAGAAGGCGCTGCCGGCGAACGTGAACGCTCCGGCCGCGAGCTGA
- a CDS encoding TrmH family RNA methyltransferase has product MAGSELTNVRSPRVKAARRLTKRAFREQDRKFLAEGPQAVREALKLDDVAVELFTTAEAELRHPELVSEAADKGIPVHRASGEVMSELSQTVTPQGLVAVCRLVHVPLEQALSGEPRLVAVLAHVRDPGNAGTVMRAADAAGADSVIFTDASVDPYNGKCVRASVGSLFHLPVTIGAPVGAAVRQLRERGLRVLAADGAGKHTLDDVDLSGPTAWIFGNEAWGLPEEILAEADDVVRVPIYGQAESLNLATAAAVCLYSSARAQRVP; this is encoded by the coding sequence TTGGCCGGGTCCGAGCTGACCAACGTCAGGTCGCCGCGGGTGAAGGCCGCCAGGCGGCTCACCAAGCGCGCCTTCCGCGAGCAGGACAGGAAGTTCCTGGCGGAGGGGCCGCAGGCCGTACGCGAGGCGCTCAAGCTCGACGACGTGGCGGTGGAGCTGTTCACCACGGCCGAGGCGGAGCTGCGCCACCCCGAGCTCGTCAGCGAGGCCGCGGACAAGGGCATCCCGGTCCACCGGGCCAGCGGCGAGGTCATGTCCGAGCTGTCCCAGACCGTGACCCCGCAAGGGCTGGTGGCCGTCTGCAGGCTCGTGCACGTGCCGCTGGAGCAGGCGCTGAGCGGCGAGCCGCGGCTGGTCGCGGTGCTCGCGCACGTGCGCGACCCGGGCAACGCGGGCACCGTGATGCGGGCCGCCGACGCCGCCGGGGCCGACTCGGTGATCTTCACCGACGCCTCCGTGGATCCGTACAACGGCAAGTGCGTGCGCGCCAGCGTCGGCAGCCTGTTCCATCTGCCCGTCACGATCGGTGCACCGGTGGGCGCCGCCGTGCGTCAACTGAGGGAGCGGGGCCTGCGCGTGCTGGCGGCCGACGGCGCGGGCAAGCACACGCTCGACGATGTCGATCTTTCCGGACCCACCGCGTGGATCTTCGGCAACGAGGCCTGGGGACTGCCGGAGGAGATACTCGCCGAGGCGGACGATGTGGTCAGAGTGCCCATCTACGGACAGGCTGAAAGCCTGAACCTGGCCACCGCCGCGGCGGTATGCCTTTACTCCTCTGCCAGGGCTCAGCGAGTGCCCTAG
- the rpmI gene encoding 50S ribosomal protein L35, with translation MPKMKTHSGAKKRFRVTGTGKIKRRRANRAHYNEWKSSTLTRRLKNEVVLSDADSKKIKKLLAK, from the coding sequence ATGCCGAAGATGAAGACGCACAGCGGTGCGAAGAAGCGGTTCCGGGTCACCGGCACCGGCAAGATCAAGCGTCGCCGTGCCAACCGCGCGCACTACAACGAGTGGAAGTCGTCCACGCTGACGCGCCGTCTCAAGAACGAGGTCGTCCTTTCCGACGCCGATTCCAAGAAGATCAAGAAGCTGCTCGCCAAGTAG